Proteins encoded together in one Altererythrobacter epoxidivorans window:
- the hrcA gene encoding heat-inducible transcriptional repressor HrcA, which translates to MSFLPISELTERARDIFQRVVEGYLETGQPVGSKTLAGDRDINLSPASIRSVLADLEQLGLLAAPHTSAGRMPTETGLRIFVDGMMRVAEPTPQERAQIEKRLSEPGPIEQALEQTSAILSDLSGAAGMVMVPTREHRLAQFSLVNLGQGRALAVLVSEDGAVENRVVEIDPMASPSMLEQVSNYITARLAGRTLSEASIAMRSEIAAGRSRLDKASADLVERGLAVWSEDAARRPVLIVRGQANLLDESAMGDIERVRSLLDDLENKQSVATLLESAREAESTRIFIGSENRLFSLSGSSVIASPYRDREGRVVGVLGVIGPTRLNYARVVPMVDLTARSLGKLFG; encoded by the coding sequence ATGTCGTTCTTGCCGATTTCCGAACTGACCGAGCGTGCGCGGGATATCTTCCAGCGCGTCGTCGAAGGTTATCTGGAAACAGGCCAACCCGTCGGATCGAAAACGCTGGCAGGTGACCGCGACATAAATCTGTCGCCTGCGTCCATCCGGTCGGTACTAGCCGACCTCGAACAACTCGGCCTGCTCGCGGCGCCGCACACGAGCGCGGGGCGCATGCCGACTGAGACCGGCCTGCGGATTTTCGTCGATGGAATGATGCGCGTTGCCGAACCGACACCGCAGGAACGTGCACAGATCGAAAAACGACTGTCCGAACCGGGTCCGATCGAACAGGCACTCGAGCAGACCAGCGCCATTCTTTCCGATCTTTCGGGCGCTGCTGGCATGGTGATGGTGCCGACACGCGAGCATCGCCTGGCGCAATTCAGCCTTGTGAACCTCGGGCAGGGAAGGGCACTCGCGGTCCTCGTCAGCGAAGATGGTGCGGTAGAGAACCGGGTCGTCGAAATCGACCCGATGGCATCACCGTCGATGCTGGAGCAGGTCAGCAATTATATCACTGCCCGGCTTGCCGGAAGGACGCTCTCGGAAGCTTCTATCGCGATGCGCAGCGAAATCGCAGCGGGTCGGTCGAGACTCGACAAGGCCAGCGCCGACTTGGTTGAAAGGGGCCTTGCCGTCTGGAGCGAAGACGCCGCACGCCGCCCGGTGCTCATCGTCAGGGGGCAGGCAAACCTCCTCGATGAAAGCGCGATGGGCGATATCGAGCGCGTACGTTCCCTTCTCGACGATCTCGAAAACAAGCAGTCGGTCGCGACCTTGCTCGAAAGCGCGCGCGAAGCGGAATCGACGAGAATTTTCATCGGAAGCGAGAACCGGCTGTTCTCTCTTTCGGGCTCATCGGTGATTGCATCACCCTATCGCGACCGCGAGGGCAGGGTGGTTGGAGTGCTCGGCGTTATCGGCCCAACGCGGTTGAATTACGCACGGGTCGTCCCCATGGTGGATTTGACTGCCCGTTCACTGGGCAAGCTTTTCGGATAG